The Sinomicrobium kalidii region GCTGTAAGGCTATCTGGTTAAAATCTTCCGTATTCATAAAGTGGAAGGTGTCTCCCTCCGGGTACAGGTATTGAAAACTATGGGTTTCCACGCGTACATCGTCTATTTTGTGTCCCGCTGAAAAGGTATTGTCGACAACCTTTCCCGTGGTAACGCTCTTGAGTTTTGTGCGTACGAATGCCGGGCCTTTTCCGGGTTTTACATGCAAAAACTCCACGATCTTGTAGATGTCGTGGTTGAACCGTATACATAGTCCCTTTCGTATATCTGACGTTGTTGCCATAATTTCTGGTTTATAGTTTTTTAGCCGGGGAGCTTTTTTAGTTACGGGCATGCTGCTAACAAATTCCCGACACATCAACCCCCGACATTATCAAATTAACATATTATCACATTATTACATTGCCCTTATCCGGCATTGAAATACCCTTTCATGATTCCTCTCTGGGAGTCTCTTATGAACTGGAGTATTTCGTCCCTTTCGGGAGTGGCTTCCATCTCCGCTTCGATGATCTCGATGGCCTGGGTATTGTTGTAGTTTCTCTGGTAGAGTATCCTGTAGATGTTTTGTATTTCCCGGATTTTATCGGCAGAGAAGCCCCTTCGCCGCAGTCCGACGGAATTTATCCCTACATACGACAGGGGTTCGCGTGCTCCCTTGACATAGGGCGGAACATCTTTTCGCACCAGTGATCCCCCGGTAACAAAAGCGTGATTTCCTATGGAACAGAACTGATGTACTGCTGTCATCCCGGCCAATACCACATAATCACCTACGGTAATATGGCCTGCCAGTGTGCTGTTATTGGAAAAAATACAATTATTGCCGATAATGCAGTCGTGCGCGATGTGACTGTAGGCCATGATAAGGCAGTTTTCACCTATCACGGTCTTCATCCTGTCCACAGTGCCGCGGTTGATGGTCACACATTCCCGGATGGTTGTATTGTCACGTATCTCGGCAATGGTTTCTTCTCCCTGGAATTTCAGATCCTGCGGAGTAGCAGCAATAACTGCCCCGGGAAAAATGTTACAATTTTTTCCTATTCGTGCCCCTTCCATAATGGTTACATTGGAGCCTATCCAGGTGCCTTCGCCTATAATCACATTATTGTGGATAGTGGTAAAGGGTTCGATAACCACATTTTTGGCTATCTTGGCACCGGGATGTACATATGCTAAAGGTTGATTCATGTGTGTCGATTGTATCGATTATAATGCGAATACGGAAAATACACAGGGGTAATTTCCTTATTCATTTTTAACTTTTACTATCTGTGCCATCATTTCGGCTTCTGTGGCCAGTTTACCGTTGGCATAGGCATATCCCTGCATATGACAGATACCTCTTCGAATGGGAGATACCAATTCCAGTTTAAATATCAGTGTATCGCCCGGCCCCACCTGTTGTTTGAATTTCACCTTGTCTATTTTCATAAAAAAAGTAAGGTAATTTTCCGGATCGGGAACCGTACTTAATACGAGTATACCTCCTGCCTGGGCCATTGCTTCCACCTGCAGCACACCCGGCATTACGGGAGCCCCGGGGAAGTGTCCCACGAAGAAAGGTTCGTTCATTGTAATGTTCTTTACGCCCACAACATGTGTATCCGAGAGTTCGAGTATTTTATCCACCAGCAAAAACGGCGGGCGGTGCGGCAGTTTTTTCATGATGTCCGTTACGTCCATCAAGGGCGGTTTGTTCAGGTCAAACTGCGGTACTTTATTTCTTTTTTCGATCTTGATGATCTTGGACAGCTTTTTGGCAAACTGGGTATTTACGAAATGCCCGGGTTTATTGGCAATGACCTTACCGCGGATACGCGTACCCACCAGGGCGATATCTCCTATAACGTCCAGTAATTTGTGTCGAGCCGCTTCGTTGGGATAGTGGAGGGTAAGGTTGTCCAGGATGCCGTTTGGCTTTACGGAGATGGAATCCTTTTTAAAGGCTACTTTGAGTTTTTCCATCGTTTCCTGAGAGAGTTCCTTGTCTACATAAACAATGGCATTGTTCAGGTCACCTCCCTTTATGAGGCCGTGCTCCAGAAGGGTTTCTATTTCATGGAGAAAACTGAAGGTCCTGGCATTGGATATTTCCTTTTTGAATTGCGACAGGTGCTTCAGCGTGGCATTTTGTGTTCCCAGGACCTTGGTGCCGAAGTCGACCATAGTGGTTATCTGGTATTCATCAGATGGAATAACCGTGATCTCACTCCCGGTTTCTTCGTCCATGTAGGAGATTACATCCTTAACGATGTACTCTTCTCTTTCGACTTCCTGTTCCACAGTGCCCGCTTTTTCCAGGGCCTCCACAAAATACTTGGAAGAGCCGTCCATTATGGGGGGCTCCGGAGCGTCCAGTTCTATTAAAACATTATCTATTTCCAATCCCACCAGGGCAGCGAGTACGTGTTCTGAAGTGTGAATCTTAACGCCTTTTTTTTCAAGGTTGGTGCCTCTCTGGGTGTTTACCACATAATTGGCGTCCGCTTCAATTACAGGGGTACCTTCCAGGTCTATGCGTTTAAAGGCATAACCGTGATTTTCGGGGGCGGGCTTGAAGGTCATGGTTACCTCATGTCCTGTGTGAAGACCAACTCCCTGTAGTGTAACTTCTTTTGCAACAGTACGTTGTTTAACAACTTTATCACTACTCATTATCGTTCCGTTTTTTATCTAATTGGTGAATGGTTTGTGCTAATTTGGGCAGATTTTTAAAATGTACGTAAGATTTGTTGAAGTCACCGAGATTAAATGCCGGAGACCCCTGCAATGCCTCGTCGTCCTGGACATTTCTTGATATTCCGGACTGTGCCTGTATCTTTACGCGGTCGCCTATGGTCAAATGCCCTACGATCCCCACCTGTCCGCCTATCATGCAATTTTTCCCGATTTTGGTAGAACCGGCGATACCGGTCTGTGCTGCGATCACGGTATTTTCTCCTATTTCCACATTGTGGGCTACCTGTATCTGGTTGTCCAGTTTCACCCCTTTTCTTATAATGGTAGAACCCAGCGTGGCCCGGTCTATGGTGGTACCGGCACCGATATCCACATAATCCTCCAGGATAACATTGCCTGTTTGGGGGACTTTTTTGTACTGGCCGTTCTCTTCCGGGGTAAAACCAAAGCCGTCGGCTCCTATTACCACCCCGCCGTGGATAACACAATGGTTGCCAATTACGGTCTCCGAATAGACCTTGGCACCTGCAAATATGGTCACATTGTCGCCTATGGAAACATTGTCTCCTATATAGGCATTGGGATAGATTTTACAATTATCCCCAATCCGGACGTGATCTCCTATATAAGAAAAGGCCCCGAGGTAGATGTTTTCACCGTAGCGGGCAGAATCGGAAATATGGGACGGCTGCTCTATTCCCGTCTTGTTCATCTTCACCTGATTGTAATATTCCAGTAACCTGGAAAATGCTTTGTAGGCGTCTTCTACCTTGATGAGGGTAGTGGAAAGCCCGGTCTCGGCTTCAAATTCTTTGTTTACAATAGTAATGGAAGCCCTGGTGGTATAAATGTGAGGCTTGTATTTGGGGTTAGCCAGGAAAGTAAGGTCACCTTCCGTACCTTCTTCTATCTTGGCCAGCTTGGAGACTTCCACATCGGGGTCACCGATAATGTCCCCTTCCAGGATGCCTGCTATTTGACTTGCTGTAAATTTCATTCTTGCAAAAGTATAAAAAAAGTAAATATTAAGTTGTCGGCTTGTTAAGTTAGTGGGGAATCGGGGGTATACGAATATGGGACATGATCTATTACCGGGCTTAATCCCATGAATTGGCGGGGATTGAAAGCGGGTTTTCCTGTTTAATATTTTTTCCGGTTTTTCTTTCTCCTATACGTTTTGCCCTTGTTTCGGATAGCAGATATAGTATTTGGTCACCAGTTTGGACAGTGCTTTTATATTGAGCAGGTCCGAAGCCTTTACTACGTCAGATTTCTTTCCTGTTTTCATCAGAATATGAATATTTTCCTTTTCCATGCTGTACGCGAGGTTTTCCACTTCTCCCGTAAATACGAAATACCGTGCCGTTTCTGCCGGGACCCCGTATTTTTCGATAAAAAGATCGGTGTGTTTTTTTAATTTTTTATCCGAAAAGGGTTTTTTCCTGAACTTTATTTTCAAAAGGTCGCGGTTCAGTAACATGGTGCACAAGCGGGAAAGTACAAAATCCTCGTGGAACTGCCATTCCTTCATGGCCGATATAATATCGTAGTCGTCCAGCCTGGAAAAAATGTCGAGGACATCAGCATTGAAATCCTGGATTTCCACCTTGTTCCTCAAAAAATATTCCAGGGCGCTGCTCGCGCTCAGGTCGGCCCCTTCCGAAACGAGTTCCTTTGCCCGTTTCAGTACGCGGATAAGAAGTTGTTCTGCGGACAGCCCCGTTTTGTGCAGGTATGCCTGCCAGTACATCAACCGCCGCGCTACCAGAAATTTTTCTACGGAATAAATGCCTTTCTCCTCAATAGCCAATTCGTTGTCTACCACGTTGAGCATGGTGATCAGCCGTTCGGAATTGATATTCCCTTCTGCCACCCCGGTGTAGAAACTGTCTCTTTTCAGATAGTCGGTACGGTCAATATCGAACTGGCTCGAAATAAGCTGGTGCATGAATTTCCGGTGGTATTCCCCGCGGAACATTTTAATGGCAAGCGTTAAACTTCCGTTAAAAATACGGTTCAGCTCTTCCATAAAAAGCAGGGATATCCGCTCGTGGCTGACCCCGTTTACGATGCTGTGTTCCATGGCATGTGAGAAAGGTCCGTGGCCGATATCGTGAAGCAGGATGGCAATGAGTAACGCTTCCTCTTCTTCTTCGGAGATCTCAACCTTCTTAAAACGAAGGGTTTGTACGGCTTTTTGCATAAGGTGCATGCACCCCAGCGCGTGGTGGAACCTCGTGTGGTGAGCCCCGGGGTAGACCAGGTAAGACAATCCCATTTGCGAGATTCTGCGAAGCCGTTGAAAGTATTTGTGCTCTATAAGATCAAAAATAAGCGTATTGGGTATGGTAATAAATCCGTAAATTGGATCGTTAAATATTTTGAGTTTATTAGTACGTTTCATATGTTTATTTTTGGCCCGAAATTATACCTGTAAACCCCGGTCCGATGATTTTTTCCCCTCTTATGACAAAGGAATACCAAATGCAAAATACAAATATACGGATATGAGCAACATAAAAATACTGTGGGTCGATGATGAAATTGATTTGCTGAAACCCCACATTCTCTTTCTCGAAAAGAAAAATTACACCATAGCTACCTGTCAGAGCGGTGCAGATGCCATAGAGGATGTAAACGAAAATAACTACGATATCGTTTTCCTGGATGAAAACATGCCCGGACTTACCGGTCTGGAAACCCTTACGGAGATCAAGTCGAAGCGACCGAACCTTCCGGTGGTAATGATCACCAAAAGCGAGGAAGAGTACCTTATGGAAGAAGCCATAGGTTCTAAAATAGCCGATTACCTCATAAAACCTGTGAATCCCAATCAAATACTGCTGTCCCTGAAAAAGAACCTGGATCATTCCAGGCTGGTATCGGAAAAGACTACGGCCAATTATCAGCAGGAATTCCGAAAGATAGCGATGGATATGGCCATGGTCAATTCTTATGAAGAATGGGTGGTGCTCTATAAAAAGCTGTTGTACTGGGAGCTGGAACTGGAGAATATCGAGGACATCGGAATGGTGGAAATACTGGAATCGCAGAAAACCGAAGCCAACACGCAATATGGTAAATTTATTGAAAAGAATTACCCGAAGTGGTTTTCTGACGGTGAAGGCCCGGTGATGTCGCACACCATGTTCCGGGAGCTGGTGGTGCCCGAATTGCAGAAAAACAAACCGACATTGCTCGTGGTTATAGATAACCTGAGGTACGACCAGTGGATGGCTATTGAAGATGCGGTTAACATCCATTACAAAACCGGGAAAGAGGTTCCTTACTGCAGTATCCTCCCTACGGCTACGCAATATGCCAGAAATGCCATTTTCTCCGGTTTGATGCCGGCCGAAATGGAAAAGCTGTATCCCGGT contains the following coding sequences:
- a CDS encoding bifunctional UDP-3-O-[3-hydroxymyristoyl] N-acetylglucosamine deacetylase/3-hydroxyacyl-ACP dehydratase, producing the protein MSSDKVVKQRTVAKEVTLQGVGLHTGHEVTMTFKPAPENHGYAFKRIDLEGTPVIEADANYVVNTQRGTNLEKKGVKIHTSEHVLAALVGLEIDNVLIELDAPEPPIMDGSSKYFVEALEKAGTVEQEVEREEYIVKDVISYMDEETGSEITVIPSDEYQITTMVDFGTKVLGTQNATLKHLSQFKKEISNARTFSFLHEIETLLEHGLIKGGDLNNAIVYVDKELSQETMEKLKVAFKKDSISVKPNGILDNLTLHYPNEAARHKLLDVIGDIALVGTRIRGKVIANKPGHFVNTQFAKKLSKIIKIEKRNKVPQFDLNKPPLMDVTDIMKKLPHRPPFLLVDKILELSDTHVVGVKNITMNEPFFVGHFPGAPVMPGVLQVEAMAQAGGILVLSTVPDPENYLTFFMKIDKVKFKQQVGPGDTLIFKLELVSPIRRGICHMQGYAYANGKLATEAEMMAQIVKVKNE
- a CDS encoding HD domain-containing protein; its protein translation is MKRTNKLKIFNDPIYGFITIPNTLIFDLIEHKYFQRLRRISQMGLSYLVYPGAHHTRFHHALGCMHLMQKAVQTLRFKKVEISEEEEEALLIAILLHDIGHGPFSHAMEHSIVNGVSHERISLLFMEELNRIFNGSLTLAIKMFRGEYHRKFMHQLISSQFDIDRTDYLKRDSFYTGVAEGNINSERLITMLNVVDNELAIEEKGIYSVEKFLVARRLMYWQAYLHKTGLSAEQLLIRVLKRAKELVSEGADLSASSALEYFLRNKVEIQDFNADVLDIFSRLDDYDIISAMKEWQFHEDFVLSRLCTMLLNRDLLKIKFRKKPFSDKKLKKHTDLFIEKYGVPAETARYFVFTGEVENLAYSMEKENIHILMKTGKKSDVVKASDLLNIKALSKLVTKYYICYPKQGQNV
- the efp gene encoding elongation factor P, with amino-acid sequence MATTSDIRKGLCIRFNHDIYKIVEFLHVKPGKGPAFVRTKLKSVTTGKVVDNTFSAGHKIDDVRVETHSFQYLYPEGDTFHFMNTEDFNQIALQRNALDAPELLKEGEVVTILINTEDGMPLSVEMPSHVVLEVTHTEPGVKGNTATNATKPATMETGASVNVPLFISEGDKIKVETDKGTYVERVKE
- a CDS encoding response regulator, with amino-acid sequence MSNIKILWVDDEIDLLKPHILFLEKKNYTIATCQSGADAIEDVNENNYDIVFLDENMPGLTGLETLTEIKSKRPNLPVVMITKSEEEYLMEEAIGSKIADYLIKPVNPNQILLSLKKNLDHSRLVSEKTTANYQQEFRKIAMDMAMVNSYEEWVVLYKKLLYWELELENIEDIGMVEILESQKTEANTQYGKFIEKNYPKWFSDGEGPVMSHTMFRELVVPELQKNKPTLLVVIDNLRYDQWMAIEDAVNIHYKTGKEVPYCSILPTATQYARNAIFSGLMPAEMEKLYPGFWKNDTDEGGKNLHEADFLNEQIRRLGLDIKWEYHKISSLKAGRQLAQNFKSQKNNDLTVIVYNFVDILSHSKTEMEVIKELASNDKAYRSLTQSWFRNSPLLEIIQQSQQLGFKLLLTTDHGTINVKNPSKVIGDKETSLNLRYKTGRSLSYENKEVFAAKRPKDIHLPSINMSSSFIFAKDDLFFAYPNNYNHYVSYYRNTYQHGGISLEEMIIPFVVLEPR
- the lpxD gene encoding UDP-3-O-(3-hydroxymyristoyl)glucosamine N-acyltransferase: MKFTASQIAGILEGDIIGDPDVEVSKLAKIEEGTEGDLTFLANPKYKPHIYTTRASITIVNKEFEAETGLSTTLIKVEDAYKAFSRLLEYYNQVKMNKTGIEQPSHISDSARYGENIYLGAFSYIGDHVRIGDNCKIYPNAYIGDNVSIGDNVTIFAGAKVYSETVIGNHCVIHGGVVIGADGFGFTPEENGQYKKVPQTGNVILEDYVDIGAGTTIDRATLGSTIIRKGVKLDNQIQVAHNVEIGENTVIAAQTGIAGSTKIGKNCMIGGQVGIVGHLTIGDRVKIQAQSGISRNVQDDEALQGSPAFNLGDFNKSYVHFKNLPKLAQTIHQLDKKRNDNE
- the lpxA gene encoding acyl-ACP--UDP-N-acetylglucosamine O-acyltransferase produces the protein MNQPLAYVHPGAKIAKNVVIEPFTTIHNNVIIGEGTWIGSNVTIMEGARIGKNCNIFPGAVIAATPQDLKFQGEETIAEIRDNTTIRECVTINRGTVDRMKTVIGENCLIMAYSHIAHDCIIGNNCIFSNNSTLAGHITVGDYVVLAGMTAVHQFCSIGNHAFVTGGSLVRKDVPPYVKGAREPLSYVGINSVGLRRRGFSADKIREIQNIYRILYQRNYNNTQAIEIIEAEMEATPERDEILQFIRDSQRGIMKGYFNAG